A window from Sebastes fasciatus isolate fSebFas1 chromosome 22, fSebFas1.pri, whole genome shotgun sequence encodes these proteins:
- the per1b gene encoding period circadian protein homolog 1b isoform X3 has protein sequence MSYDNPKSMPSISARGRAARADEKDHDQDAESGLNASGGKPSANVAAQEQASVNGGGSVGSSSPSVGSGSRDRREPNSDDMDGLSSGNDSGERESEGGMERDNGSHGRQSVRSSHNSSNGKDSGMMLGHTESNKSSNSQSLSPPSSSLAYSLLSTSSEHGHPSTSGCSSNQSARVQTQKDLMKAIKELKVRLPTERKAKGHTSTLNALKYALQCVKQVRANKEYYHQWSVEECHDCSLDLSAFTIEELDNITSEYTLKNTDTFTMGVSFLSGKVVYVSPQGSSLLRCKPERLQGTMFSELLAPQDVSTFYSGTAPCRLPNWASCIGSASPQVDCTQEKSMFCRISADQAQGGEMRYFPFRLTPYQLTIRDSDDAEPQPCCLLIAERVHSGYEAPRIPADKRIFTTSHTPSCLFQEVDERAVPLLGYLPQDLVGTSALLYIHPEDRPLMVAIHEKIFQFAGQPFDYTPLRMCARNGEYLTIDTSWSSFVNPWSRKVAFIVGRHKVRTSPLNEDVFTTPLGCETRATTPDVVQLSEKIHRLLVQPVHSGSSQGYSSLGSSGSRGSRHSHQPHHASASATSSSDSNGPAMDKAAVAVALHKPMTFQQICKDVHMVKTSGQQVFIESRNRPLPRKNTSAGAASLRAISADPIRGLIADMTKPPKALIPAPLVPKESPAGYSYQQINCLDSIIRYLDSCNIPSTVKRKCGSYTSTSDDDKEAGNKTDIIMEEAPTPTLPASGRTPPPANVAMTVLPLPSPPPPPQATLPQRESRRNGSVGGGRMGLTKEVLSAHTQQEEQAFLDQFKDLSKLRVFDQAASSALRCQNPAPNPLSRGARCSRDYPAAGSSTSRRRGRGGKRLKHQESSDQHSSLALSGSRCDPRTSAAPIPMNMPMNMPLNMPIGPQTNSSSWPSVGSQASIPAAPFAPGMLPLYPAYPPMALPIPDPSRFPATQMVPPMMALVLPNYMFPQMGAPMPQMVAPIPQPGPTPGHFYNPNFPYPAVTPAVVPTILSNTVPIPATCALSRSCTPQSYNQMPADGAESPLFQSRCSSPLNLLQLEESPSARLDVATALAASQQAAPSVQGGAAGGQSSANQRSSDDASKENENANESNNDAMSTSSDLLDMLLQEDARSGTGSAASGSGSSGTRSSGSGSGSNGCSSSGTSGMSSSQGSHTSKYFGSIDSSENDHSRKQPAGGSSSGGGDSGEEQFIKCVLQDPIWLLMANTDDKVMMTYQLPVRDMETVLRQDREALRSMQKHQPRFTEVQKRELSQVHPWIRTVRLPRAINISGCTGCKSPPSVPAAPFDVEIHEMELCSVLKTQDEGATKGKKIRLATAMDDEEEEEKGAKTEVTNQDMTAEEQQVTSEEKSLMTH, from the exons ATGAGTTATGACAACCCTAAATCAATGCCCAGCATCAGTGCTCGGGGGCGGGCGGCGAGGGCCGACGAGAAAGACCATGACCAGGACGCAGAGTCAGGGTTAAACGCCAGCGGCGGTAAGCCCAGTGCCAATGTCGCCGCTCAGGAGCAGGCCAGTGTAAATGGAGGCGGCTCCGTCGGCAGCTCGTCTCCCAGCGTGGGGTCGGGATCCCGAGACCGAAGGGAGCCCAACTCTGACGACATGGACGGACTCTCCAGCGGGAACGACTCcggggagagggagagcgaAGGTGGGATGGAGAGAGACAACGGGTCACACGGGCGCCAGTCCGTGCGCAGCTCCCACAACTCGTCAAACGGCAAGGACTCCGGCATGATGCTGGGACACACGGAGAGCAACAAGAG CTCCAACTCCCAGAGTCTCTCACCCCCAAGCAGCTCGCTGGCCTACAGCCTGCTGTCCACCAGCTCGGAGCACGGCCACCCCTCTACCTCCGGCTGCAGCAGCAACCAATCGGCGAGGGTCCAGACCCAGAAAGATCTGATGAAGGCAATCAAGGAGCTGAAGGTCCGCCTGCCGACTGAGCGCAAGGCCAAGGGCCACACCAGCACACTAAACGCGCTCAAATACGCACTGCAGTGTGTCAAACAAGTCCGAG CCAACAAGGAGTACTATCACCAGTGGAGCGTAGAGGAGTGTCACGACTGCAGTCTGGACTTGTCTGCCTTCACTATTGAGGAGCTTGACAACATCACCTCAGAATACACCCTCAAAAACACC GACACTTTCACCATGGGCGTGTCATTTTTGTCGGGGAAGGTCGTGTACGTCTCACCTCAGGGCTCGTCCCTGCTGCGCTGTAAGCCGGAGCGTCTCCAGGGGACGATGTTTTCTGAACTTTTGGCCCCGCAGGACGTCAGCACTTTCTACAGCGGCACAGCACCCTGCCGCCTGCCCAACTGGGCCTCCTGCATCGGATCTG CGTCTCCTCAAGTCGATTGCACTCAGGAGAAGTCCATGTTCTGTCGAATCAGCGCCGACCAGGCGCAGGGAGGCGAGATGCGCTACTTCCCGTTTCGCCTCACACCCTACCAGCTCACCATCAGAGATTCGGATGACGCTGAGCCACAGCCCTGCTGCTTGCTCATCGCAGAGAGGGTCCACTCTGGATATGAAG CTCCTCGTATCCCTGCAGACAAGAGGATCTTCACCACCAGTCACACTCCCAGCTGCCTCTTCCAGGAAGTTGATGAAAG GGCAGTGCCGTTGTTGGGCTACCTGCCTCAGGACTTGGTGGGAACCTCCGCCCTCCTCTACATCCACCCCGAGGACCGGCCCTTAATGGTGGCTATACATGAGAAGA TCTTTCAGTTTGCAGGGCAGCCGTTTGACTATACGCCCCTGAGGATGTGTGCCCGCAACGGGGAATATCTGACCATCGACACCAGCTGGTCTTCCTTTGTCAACCCCTGGAGCCGGAAGGTGGCATTCATCGTAGGGCGCCACAAAGTCAGAAC GAGCCCTCTGAATGAAGACGTGTTCACGACACCCCTGGGATGCGAGACCCGGGCCACCACGCCGGACGTCGTCCAGCTGAGCGAGAAGATCCACCGGCTCCTGGTTCAGCCGGTGCACAGCGGCAGCTCTCAGGGCTACAGCTCCCTCGGGTCCAGCGGCTCACGAGGCTCCCGGCATTCACACCAACCGCACCACGCCAGCGCCTCGGCCACCTCGTCCAGCGACAGCAACGGCCCCGCCATGGACAAAGCTGCCGTCGCGGTCGCTCTGCACAAACCT ATGACATTCCAGCAGATCTGTAAAGATGTCCACATGGTCAAGACTAGTGGACAGCAGGTTTTCATTGAGTCCCGTAACCGGCCGCTGCCAAGAAAAAACACCAGCGCAG GCGCAGCGAGCCTCAGAGCAATCAGCGCTGACCCAATCCGAGGTTTGATAGCCGATATGACAAAACCACCCAAAGCTCTGATCCCTGCTCCGCTTGTACCCAAGGAGTCCCCTGCTGGCTACTCCTACCAGCAGATCAACTGTCTGGACAGCATCATAAG GTACCTGGACAGCTGTAACATTCCTAGCACAGTTAAAAGAAAGTGTGGCTCCTACACTTCCACGTCTGATGACGACAAGGAGGCCGGCAACAAAACAG ACATCATCATGGAGGAGGCTCCAACACCAACTCTTCCAGCCAGCGGTCGAACACCTCCTCCCGCTAACGTGGCAATGACCGTTCTTCCTCTCCCTTCGCCGCCTCCTCCCCCTCAGGCCACTCTGCCACAGAGGGAGAGCCGGAGAAATGGAAGTGTGGGAGGAGGCCGCATGGGTCTCACAAAGGAGGTGCTGTCTGCCCACAcccagcaggaggagcaggcgTTCCTTGACCAGTTCAAGGACCTCAGCAAGCTGCGTGTTTTCGATCAGGCGGCGTCTTCAGCTCTGCGCTGTCAGAACCCAGCTCCTAACCCTCTGTCACGAG GAGCACGTTGTTCTCGGGATTACCCAGCCGCTGGAAGCAGCACCAGCCGCAGACGCGGTCGCGGCGGTAAGAGGCTCAAGCACCAGGAGTCGTCTGACCAGCACAGCTCTCTGGCCCTGAGCGGGAGCCGGTGCGACCCCAGAACCAGCGCCGCACCCATTCCCATGAACATGCCCATGAACATGCCCCTGAACATGCCCATCGGACCCCAGACAAACTCATCCTCCTGGCCGTCTGTAGGCTCCCAGGCCAGCATTCCCGCCGCCCCTTTCGCTCCCGGTATGCTTCCACTCTACCCCGCTTACCCACCGATGGCACTGCCCATACCCGATCCATCACGTTTCCCCGCCACCCAGATGGTACCCCCCATGATGGCCCTCGTTCTGCCCAACTACATGTTCCCCCAGATGGGGGCGCCCATGCCACAGATGGTGGCGCCCATCCCTCAGCCAGGGCCCACCCCCGGACACTTCTACAATCCTAACTTCCCGTACCCCGCCGTCACCCCAGCGGTCGTCCCCACCATCCTTTCCAACACCGTACCCATTCCGGCCACCTGCGCCTTATCTCGCAGCTGCACCCCGCAGTCCTACAACCAGATGCCCGCCGACGGCGCAGAGTCCCCCCTCTTCCAGTCCCGATGCTCCTCGCCTCTCAAcctgctgcagctggaggagTCACCGAGCGCCCGGTTGGACGTCGCCACGGCCCTGGCGGCGTCGCAGCAAGCCGCGCCGTccgtgcagggcggtgcggcCGGGGGACAgagctcagccaatcagaggagcTCTGATGATGCCTCCAAGGAGAATGAGAACGCTAATGAGTCCAACAATGACGCCATGTCCACCTCCAGCGACCTGCTGGATATGCTGCTGCAGGAAGACGCCCGCTCCGGCACCGGCTCAGCTGCTTCTGGGTCAGGGTCCTCCGGAACGAGGTCCTCTGGTTCAGGCTCCGGCTCCAACGGCTGCAGCTCTTCTGGCACCAGCGGCATGA GCAGCAGCCAGGGCAGCCACACCAGCAAGTACTTTGGCAGCATCGACTCATCAGAGAACGATCATTCCCgcaaacagccagcagggggcagcagtAGCGGCGGAGGAGACAGTGGCGAGGAGCAGTTCATAAAGTGTGTCCTGCAGGACCCCATCTGGCTGCTGATGGCCAACACCGACGACAAGGTCATGATGACCTATCAGCTCCCCGTCAG AGACATGGAGACCGTGCTGCGACAAGACCGCGAGGCCTTGAGGAGCATGCAGAAACACCAGCCTCGCTTCACCGAGGTCcagaagagggagctgagccagGTGCACCCCTGGATCCGCACAGTGCGCCTGCCCAGAGCCATCAATATCTCT GGCTGCACAGGCTGCAAGTCTCCCCCCTCCGTTCCCGCAGCTCCGTTCGACGTGGAAATCCACGAGATGGAGCTGTGCAGCGTGCTGAAAACTCAGGACGAGGGCGCCACAAAGGGCAAGAAAATTCGGCTAGCGACGGCCATGGAtgacgaagaagaagaggagaaaggagcCAAAACAGAAGTCACTAACCAAGACATGACAGCAGAGGAGCAGCAAGTGACCTCCGAAGAAAAGTCCCTCATGACTCACTAA